The following are from one region of the Anomaloglossus baeobatrachus isolate aAnoBae1 chromosome 1, aAnoBae1.hap1, whole genome shotgun sequence genome:
- the LMNB1 gene encoding lamin-B1 isoform X1, whose translation MRFRVITELPGGHVIPQTRKLLSPPPMPMNQVNVPFLCQNPSCFSKKESDFNALQGKFRDNEALLHTTDAALVTAKGERKALEKEVEGLQAEIGQFEAALAKLKSQLGDETLLKVDLENRCQSLNEELEFRKNIYEEEIKETRRRHETRLVEVDSGRVVEYEHKLAQALLDIRTQQEEQVKFYKDELEQTYHAKLENARLSSEMNSSTAHSTREELMESRLRIDSLSSQLSDLQKESRAWYDRMQELEELLAKEKDSCRRMLAEREREMADIRDQMQQQLSDYEQLLDVKLALDMEISAYRKLLEGEEERLNLSPSPSSRVTVSRASSSRSVRTTRGKRKRVDVEESEASSSVSIAHSASATGNVSIEELDVDGKFIRLKNNSDQDQPLGGWEIVRTIGETSANYKFTSRYVLKAGQTVTVWASNAGVLASPPSDLIWKNQSSWGTGQDVKVVLRNSQAEEVAQRSTVFTTSIPEEEEVDEEVEVAEEFEARPRRQAADNRSCAIM comes from the exons ATGAGATTTCGTGTGATCACAG AGCTGCCTGGTGGCCATGTGATTCCACAGACCAGGAAACTCCTTTCACCCCCTCCCATGCCAATGAACCAGGTCAATGTGCCTTTCCTGTGTCAGAATCCATCTTG TTTCTCAAAGAAAGAATCCGACTTTAATGCTCTGCAAGGCAAATTCCGGGACAATGAGGCTCTTCTGCACACCACAGATGCTGCACTTGTCACTGCAAAGGGGGAGAGGAAGGCGCTGGAGAAGGAAGTGGAAGGTCTCCAAGCCGAGATTGGGCAG TTTGAGGCTGCATTGGCAAAGTTGAAGTCACAGCTTGGAGATGAAACTCTATTGAAAGTGGATCTTGAAAATCGTTGCCAGTCTCTGAATGAAGAGCTGGAGTTCAGGAAAAATATATATGAAGAG GAGATTAAAGAAACCAGAAGGCGACATGAGACCCGTTTGGTAGAAGTTGATTCTGGACGGGTTGTGGAGTATGAACACAAACTTGCTCAGGCGCTTTTAGATATCCGGACACAGCAGGAGGAACAAGTAAAGTTCTATAAAGATGAACTTGAGCAAACTTATCATGCTAAG CTGGAGAATGCTAGACTGTCTTCTGAAATGAACAGCTCCACTGCGCACAGTACccgtgaggagctgatggagagccGCCTGCGCATTGACAGTCTCTCATCCCAGCTGTCAGATCTGCAGAAAGAG TCTAGGGCATGGTATGACCGGATGCAAGAATTGGAAGAATTGCTTGCTAAAGAAAAGGATTCTTGTCGCAGAATGCTTGCAGAAAGGGAGCGGGAAATGGCTGACATAAGGGACCAGATGCAGCAACAGCTTTCAGATTATGAACAGCTTTTAGATGTCAAATTAGCCTTGGATATGGAAATAAGTGCATACCGCAAACTGCTGGAGGGTGAAGAGGAAAG GCTAAATCTTTCTCCCAGTCCATCTTCCCGTGTGACTGTATCTCGAGCGTCTTCAAGCCGTAGTGTGAGAACTACCAGAGGCAAAAGAAAGCGGGTTGATGTAGAAGAGTCAGAGGCTAGCAGCAGTGTTAGCATTGCCCACTCGGCTTCTGCCACTGGTAACGTGTCCATTGAAGAACTGGATGTGGATGGCAAATTTATCAGACTGAAGAACAACTCTGACCAG GATCAACCACTCGGAGGCTGGGAAATTGTCAGAACAATTGGAGAGACCTCAGCAAACTACAAGTTTACTTCAAGATATGTACTCAAGGCTGGACAGACTGTTACA GTTTGGGCTTCTAATGCTGGAGTCCTCGCAAGTCCTCCTTCTGACCTCATCTGGAAGAACCAAAGTTCTTGGGGCACTGGTCAAGATGTTAAGGTTGTCTTAAGAAACTCTCAGGCAGAG GAGGTGGCCCAAAGATCGACTGTTTTCACAACATCTATACCTGAGGAGGAAGAAGTTGATGAAGAGGTAGAGGTTGCAGAAGAATTTGAAGCCCGACCTCGTCGGCAG GCCGCTGACAACAGAAGCTGTGCTATCATGTGA
- the LMNB1 gene encoding lamin-B1 isoform X2 has product MATSTPTAPRQSSRRGSMSTPLSPTRISRLQEKEELRQLNDRLAVYIDKVRSLESENSVLQLQVTEREEVRSREVTGLKDLYETELADARRSLDDTARERAKLQIELGKLRGEYEQLQISFSKKESDFNALQGKFRDNEALLHTTDAALVTAKGERKALEKEVEGLQAEIGQFEAALAKLKSQLGDETLLKVDLENRCQSLNEELEFRKNIYEEEIKETRRRHETRLVEVDSGRVVEYEHKLAQALLDIRTQQEEQVKFYKDELEQTYHAKLENARLSSEMNSSTAHSTREELMESRLRIDSLSSQLSDLQKESRAWYDRMQELEELLAKEKDSCRRMLAEREREMADIRDQMQQQLSDYEQLLDVKLALDMEISAYRKLLEGEEERLNLSPSPSSRVTVSRASSSRSVRTTRGKRKRVDVEESEASSSVSIAHSASATGNVSIEELDVDGKFIRLKNNSDQDQPLGGWEIVRTIGETSANYKFTSRYVLKAGQTVTVWASNAGVLASPPSDLIWKNQSSWGTGQDVKVVLRNSQAEEVAQRSTVFTTSIPEEEEVDEEVEVAEEFEARPRRQAADNRSCAIM; this is encoded by the exons ATGGCGACCTCAACCCCCACTGCCCCGCGGCAGTCCAGCCGGAGGGGCAGCATGAGCACCCCGCTCAGCCCGACCCGCATCTCCCGCCTGCAGGAGAAAGAGGAGCTGCGGCAGCTGAATGACCGCCTGGCCGTCTACATCGACAAGGTGCGGAGCCTGGAGTCCGAGAACAGCGTGCTGCAGCTGCAGGTCACCGAGCGGGAGGAGGTGCGGAGCCGGGAGGTCACCGGCCTCAAGGACCTGTACGAGACCGAGCTGGCGGACGCCCGGAGGAGCCTGGACGACACGGCCCGGGAGAGAGCCAAGCTGCAGATAGAGCTGGGCAAGCTGCGGGGCGAGTACGAGCAGCTGCAGATCAG TTTCTCAAAGAAAGAATCCGACTTTAATGCTCTGCAAGGCAAATTCCGGGACAATGAGGCTCTTCTGCACACCACAGATGCTGCACTTGTCACTGCAAAGGGGGAGAGGAAGGCGCTGGAGAAGGAAGTGGAAGGTCTCCAAGCCGAGATTGGGCAG TTTGAGGCTGCATTGGCAAAGTTGAAGTCACAGCTTGGAGATGAAACTCTATTGAAAGTGGATCTTGAAAATCGTTGCCAGTCTCTGAATGAAGAGCTGGAGTTCAGGAAAAATATATATGAAGAG GAGATTAAAGAAACCAGAAGGCGACATGAGACCCGTTTGGTAGAAGTTGATTCTGGACGGGTTGTGGAGTATGAACACAAACTTGCTCAGGCGCTTTTAGATATCCGGACACAGCAGGAGGAACAAGTAAAGTTCTATAAAGATGAACTTGAGCAAACTTATCATGCTAAG CTGGAGAATGCTAGACTGTCTTCTGAAATGAACAGCTCCACTGCGCACAGTACccgtgaggagctgatggagagccGCCTGCGCATTGACAGTCTCTCATCCCAGCTGTCAGATCTGCAGAAAGAG TCTAGGGCATGGTATGACCGGATGCAAGAATTGGAAGAATTGCTTGCTAAAGAAAAGGATTCTTGTCGCAGAATGCTTGCAGAAAGGGAGCGGGAAATGGCTGACATAAGGGACCAGATGCAGCAACAGCTTTCAGATTATGAACAGCTTTTAGATGTCAAATTAGCCTTGGATATGGAAATAAGTGCATACCGCAAACTGCTGGAGGGTGAAGAGGAAAG GCTAAATCTTTCTCCCAGTCCATCTTCCCGTGTGACTGTATCTCGAGCGTCTTCAAGCCGTAGTGTGAGAACTACCAGAGGCAAAAGAAAGCGGGTTGATGTAGAAGAGTCAGAGGCTAGCAGCAGTGTTAGCATTGCCCACTCGGCTTCTGCCACTGGTAACGTGTCCATTGAAGAACTGGATGTGGATGGCAAATTTATCAGACTGAAGAACAACTCTGACCAG GATCAACCACTCGGAGGCTGGGAAATTGTCAGAACAATTGGAGAGACCTCAGCAAACTACAAGTTTACTTCAAGATATGTACTCAAGGCTGGACAGACTGTTACA GTTTGGGCTTCTAATGCTGGAGTCCTCGCAAGTCCTCCTTCTGACCTCATCTGGAAGAACCAAAGTTCTTGGGGCACTGGTCAAGATGTTAAGGTTGTCTTAAGAAACTCTCAGGCAGAG GAGGTGGCCCAAAGATCGACTGTTTTCACAACATCTATACCTGAGGAGGAAGAAGTTGATGAAGAGGTAGAGGTTGCAGAAGAATTTGAAGCCCGACCTCGTCGGCAG GCCGCTGACAACAGAAGCTGTGCTATCATGTGA